One genomic region from Candidatus Krumholzibacteriia bacterium encodes:
- a CDS encoding efflux RND transporter permease subunit: MLRLAIQRPIAVSMLFAALVLIGVLSAGRLPVDLLPSITYPRLTVITTYEDIPAQDLERLVTRPLEEVITALAGVRGVVSRTREGVSTITVEYEWGSQMDFANLNLREAIDRVAFRDDFPENAERPVILRWDPTSRPISILVLRGAGDMKDMTEFAREVVKPALEQVDGVSQAELVGGVDREILVRPDPRKLAIYGIELADIAAALQRSNVNFPGGKVRQGPLFLSLRIDGEFETLEQIRQTDVVRPGRSPIRIGDVADVLDTIKEPEGATLLGGAAVVSLLIYKEPDANTISVSEEVDRALEVVRGDIAGLDFDFVYRDADYVRASFAGLQQSLLLGALLAILVLFLFLSDWRSPIVVGVFSIPVSLVITLGLLYFGDVKLNLMSLGGLSLAAGMLVDNAIVVIENINRYIAEKRAQAGGSAPSSDGPAAPSADRRMVADAAARGASEMARPVVAATLTTIAVFFPVVYVPGIAGAFFRDQALTVTLSLAVSVFAALLLQPVLAARILTIRSGVRRGVFRALGAGFDALYRSYHGVLVRALARPATMLVALFVGLAAAAWLVTELDRSFLPERSQGDMRVDLELPAGTPLEETTATVAELASWVEADPAVRHVFSQVGTTERTLAALQDYTAPHTARVRVILQQERDARAEGQRLQEEISARLEQTLSGTTWVFRDEGIGLGELLSAGGTAFRMGVIAEDPLIALRAAERIERELRTVPELTDLQIDRVLGTPNVVVGIDRDEVLRSGLDPNRVADELRARIVGVEATTFNEIEQRIDIAVRFERDERRDLDLALGAPITLPGGQKVPLRSFVALQEERPVRELVRNDQRRMVTISGDVSTGGLDEAWESAQAAIAGLQLPPNIRVIETGERREMQRSFRDLALAMALAVVLVYMILAAQFESFVDPLLIAAVIPIGLAGSAIAISLTHGSLNILSLIGVLALLGIAVNDAIVKVDTIRRLRTEGTPDFEAILTASRLRFRPILMTSVTTILAMLPMAIGLGSGEQLQRPLAITIIGGLALTTLLTLVYTPLLYRIAHRIRVRPASGPEPDAPSRGTATQPPAGLTHEGDRR; this comes from the coding sequence ATGCTCCGACTCGCCATCCAACGTCCCATTGCGGTGTCGATGCTCTTCGCCGCGCTCGTGCTGATCGGCGTGCTCAGCGCCGGTCGCTTACCGGTGGATCTGCTGCCGTCGATCACCTATCCGCGCCTGACCGTCATCACGACCTACGAGGACATCCCGGCCCAGGACCTCGAGCGTCTGGTGACCCGCCCACTCGAGGAGGTGATCACCGCGCTCGCGGGCGTGCGCGGCGTCGTGAGCCGCACGCGGGAGGGCGTGTCGACGATCACCGTCGAGTACGAATGGGGTTCGCAGATGGACTTCGCGAACCTGAACCTACGCGAGGCCATCGATCGCGTCGCTTTCCGTGACGACTTCCCCGAGAACGCCGAGCGGCCGGTGATCCTGCGCTGGGACCCGACCTCGCGCCCCATCAGCATTCTCGTGCTCCGCGGCGCGGGCGACATGAAGGACATGACCGAGTTCGCGCGCGAGGTGGTGAAGCCCGCGCTCGAGCAGGTCGACGGGGTGAGTCAGGCCGAGCTCGTCGGCGGGGTCGACCGCGAGATCCTGGTGCGCCCCGACCCGCGGAAGTTGGCGATCTACGGCATCGAGCTGGCCGACATCGCCGCTGCCCTGCAGCGCAGCAACGTGAACTTCCCCGGCGGCAAGGTCCGGCAGGGTCCACTGTTCCTGAGCCTGCGGATCGACGGCGAGTTCGAGACCCTCGAACAGATCCGTCAGACCGACGTGGTCCGCCCCGGTCGTTCGCCGATCCGGATCGGCGACGTGGCCGACGTGCTCGACACGATCAAGGAGCCCGAGGGCGCCACCCTGCTGGGCGGAGCGGCGGTCGTGTCGCTGCTGATCTACAAGGAACCCGACGCGAACACGATCTCGGTGAGCGAGGAGGTCGACCGCGCCCTCGAGGTGGTGCGCGGCGACATCGCGGGTCTGGACTTCGATTTCGTCTACCGCGACGCCGATTACGTCCGGGCCTCCTTCGCCGGCCTGCAGCAGTCGTTGCTGCTCGGTGCCCTGCTCGCGATCCTCGTGCTGTTCCTGTTCCTCAGCGACTGGCGCAGTCCGATCGTGGTGGGCGTCTTCAGCATTCCCGTGAGCCTCGTGATCACACTGGGCCTGCTGTACTTCGGCGACGTCAAACTGAACCTCATGAGCCTGGGTGGTCTGTCGCTGGCCGCGGGCATGCTCGTGGACAACGCGATCGTGGTGATCGAGAACATCAATCGCTACATCGCCGAGAAGAGAGCGCAGGCCGGTGGCTCCGCCCCGAGTTCGGACGGTCCCGCGGCTCCCTCGGCCGACAGGCGGATGGTCGCCGACGCCGCCGCGCGCGGTGCGAGCGAGATGGCGCGTCCGGTCGTGGCGGCCACGCTCACGACGATCGCCGTGTTCTTCCCGGTGGTCTACGTACCGGGGATCGCCGGGGCCTTCTTCCGCGACCAGGCGCTGACCGTGACCCTTTCGTTGGCGGTCTCGGTGTTCGCCGCCCTGCTCCTGCAGCCGGTCCTGGCCGCGCGCATCCTGACCATCCGCTCGGGTGTGCGGCGCGGTGTGTTCCGGGCCCTGGGTGCGGGTTTCGACGCTCTGTATCGTTCCTACCACGGTGTCCTCGTGCGGGCGCTGGCACGACCCGCGACGATGCTCGTCGCGTTGTTCGTGGGACTGGCCGCTGCCGCCTGGCTGGTGACCGAACTCGACCGGAGTTTCCTGCCCGAGCGTTCACAGGGGGACATGCGGGTCGACCTCGAGCTTCCGGCGGGCACTCCGCTCGAGGAGACGACGGCCACGGTGGCCGAGCTGGCCTCCTGGGTCGAGGCCGACCCGGCCGTGCGGCACGTGTTCTCGCAGGTGGGAACGACCGAACGCACCCTGGCCGCCCTGCAGGACTACACGGCCCCGCACACGGCCCGTGTCCGGGTGATCCTGCAGCAGGAACGCGATGCCCGGGCCGAAGGGCAGCGTCTGCAGGAAGAGATCTCCGCGCGTCTGGAGCAGACGCTGTCCGGGACGACGTGGGTCTTCCGCGACGAGGGCATCGGCCTGGGCGAGTTGCTCTCGGCGGGCGGGACGGCCTTCCGCATGGGAGTGATCGCCGAGGATCCGTTGATCGCGCTGCGCGCCGCCGAGCGGATCGAGCGCGAACTGCGCACCGTGCCCGAGCTGACGGACCTGCAGATCGACCGTGTGCTGGGAACGCCGAACGTGGTGGTCGGCATCGACCGCGACGAAGTCCTGCGCAGCGGACTGGACCCGAACCGCGTGGCCGACGAGCTGCGCGCCCGCATCGTGGGTGTGGAGGCGACGACCTTCAACGAGATCGAACAGCGCATCGACATCGCCGTGCGTTTCGAGCGCGACGAGCGACGCGACCTGGACCTGGCCCTGGGTGCCCCCATCACGTTGCCCGGCGGGCAGAAGGTTCCCCTGCGCAGCTTCGTCGCCCTGCAGGAGGAGCGGCCGGTCCGCGAACTCGTGCGCAACGACCAACGCCGCATGGTGACGATCTCGGGCGACGTCAGCACCGGCGGTCTGGACGAAGCGTGGGAGAGTGCGCAGGCCGCCATCGCGGGCCTGCAGCTTCCTCCGAACATCCGCGTGATCGAGACCGGCGAGCGGCGCGAGATGCAGCGCAGTTTCCGGGATCTGGCCCTGGCCATGGCCCTGGCCGTCGTCCTCGTCTACATGATCCTGGCCGCACAGTTCGAGAGCTTCGTCGATCCCCTGCTGATCGCGGCGGTGATCCCGATCGGCCTGGCCGGTTCGGCCATCGCGATCTCGCTGACGCACGGCTCGCTGAACATCCTGTCGCTGATCGGGGTTCTCGCCCTGCTGGGGATCGCGGTCAACGACGCGATCGTGAAGGTCGATACCATCCGTCGGCTGCGGACCGAGGGCACGCCCGACTTCGAGGCGATTCTCACCGCGAGTCGGCTGCGCTTCCGCCCCATCCTCATGACCAGCGTGACCACGATCCTGGCGATGCTGCCCATGGCGATCGGTCTGGGCAGTGGCGAACAGCTGCAACGTCCGTTGGCCATCACCATCATCG
- a CDS encoding efflux RND transporter periplasmic adaptor subunit: protein MRPAPTPRASLLAILAFLLTTGSLVGCGGGDPGTDGRTTTEADSTATATEDEEESPRRRERAVTVTASPAESVDLVVPVVAEGAVRARHAAEIKFELAGRITRVLVEEGQRVRRGQRLATLDDREYQVALEEARSNRLQALGQIAVEEQGIGSTPEARGELDEQLAELDRLQRQGKITQQERRTREIELGVDAVRRGAFRRELLEVRSGLASARAAEQRAELNLERTVLRAPFDGVVRGLELAQGERVQVGQTLCRVIDDVELEAEVGVLEADLKGLDEGRPVLVTIPALDETVPAEVDVISPEIDPESRTCSVLMRLRSEDGRIKPGMFVRASIAGTIHPNTLVVPSEAILTRDGRPLVFRVEDDRAKWVYVEIGRRNDHAVEIARVLQGGAIEPGTLVVVDNHLTLTHDAKIRVRGTVELEDPWATLMAETAGSSR from the coding sequence ATGCGCCCTGCCCCGACACCACGCGCGTCGCTGCTCGCGATCCTGGCCTTCCTGCTGACCACCGGATCCCTGGTCGGCTGCGGCGGCGGCGATCCCGGAACCGACGGGCGAACCACAACCGAGGCCGACTCGACGGCGACTGCCACCGAGGACGAGGAGGAATCTCCCCGCCGTCGCGAGCGAGCGGTCACGGTGACGGCCAGCCCGGCCGAGAGTGTCGACCTCGTGGTGCCGGTGGTGGCCGAAGGGGCCGTACGCGCCCGTCACGCCGCCGAGATCAAGTTCGAGCTCGCGGGCCGGATCACCCGCGTCCTCGTCGAGGAGGGGCAGCGGGTGCGCCGCGGGCAGCGCCTGGCCACGCTCGACGATCGCGAGTACCAGGTCGCGCTCGAGGAGGCCCGCTCGAATCGTCTGCAGGCCCTCGGGCAGATCGCCGTCGAGGAGCAGGGCATCGGGAGCACCCCCGAGGCGCGCGGTGAACTCGACGAGCAGCTCGCCGAACTCGACCGTCTGCAGCGCCAGGGGAAGATCACCCAGCAGGAGCGCCGCACGCGCGAGATCGAACTCGGCGTCGACGCCGTCCGACGGGGCGCCTTCCGCCGGGAGCTGCTCGAGGTCCGCAGCGGCCTGGCCAGCGCGCGGGCCGCCGAGCAGCGCGCGGAGCTGAACCTCGAGCGCACGGTCCTGCGCGCTCCCTTCGACGGCGTGGTCCGCGGTCTCGAACTGGCCCAGGGCGAGCGCGTGCAGGTGGGGCAGACCCTCTGCCGCGTGATCGACGACGTGGAGCTCGAGGCCGAGGTGGGGGTGTTGGAGGCCGATCTCAAGGGACTGGACGAGGGGCGGCCGGTGCTGGTGACCATTCCTGCCCTCGACGAGACCGTGCCGGCGGAGGTCGACGTCATCAGCCCCGAGATCGATCCCGAGAGCCGCACGTGTTCGGTCCTGATGCGCCTGCGCAGCGAGGACGGGCGGATCAAGCCGGGCATGTTCGTCCGGGCCTCGATCGCCGGGACGATCCATCCGAACACCCTGGTGGTTCCCAGCGAAGCGATCCTCACCCGCGACGGCCGGCCACTGGTGTTCCGGGTCGAGGACGACCGGGCCAAGTGGGTGTACGTGGAGATCGGTCGCCGCAACGATCACGCGGTGGAGATCGCGCGCGTCCTGCAGGGCGGGGCGATCGAGCCGGGGACCCTGGTGGTCGTGGACAACCACCTCACGCTGACCCACGACGCGAAGATCCGCGTGCGCGGAACGGTCGAGCTCGAGGATCCGTGGGCGACGCTCATGGCCGAGACCGCCGGCTCCTCTCGCTGA
- a CDS encoding 6-bladed beta-propeller, translating into MNALSRPILLSGLALAVFCLVPTLSTAADWKGRQETVDGVVQVHNPAEAIDPAMTIEMEEVFRLGGWDGGDDEFFGIITDIAVGEQGNLYVLDAQLHEVKIYDAQGNYLNTIGREGEGPGEFRGGTNLFWLPSGDLAVVQAFPARIVTLKPDGTPGADFELETPEGAGFMMVQAIHEAGENLAVTYSFREFDQESQEFVATTWLSIFDPTSGAEVERLHNHVGGMDFKNPVVSETSFDNFSQRVAVSADGMIYAPDDLTDYRILAWNPDGTLQRVITREYAVHERTQEEIDELLEIYRGFTPQGQVPPNTKFEVNDVHPAIDREGLHTRPDGSLWVMTSRGSMEAGDVSLGTFDVYDPRGRFVRRATLNGQCDNMDDRIMFVGDRIFVVTEFISSAMAAQGGGAGAAMDEGEEDAEPMAIICYRSSDLDRAAGIPDRPADSR; encoded by the coding sequence ATGAATGCTCTCTCGCGCCCGATCCTGCTGTCCGGCCTGGCGCTCGCCGTCTTCTGCCTGGTCCCGACCCTGTCCACCGCCGCCGACTGGAAGGGCCGACAGGAAACCGTCGACGGCGTCGTCCAGGTCCACAATCCGGCCGAGGCCATCGACCCCGCCATGACCATCGAAATGGAAGAGGTCTTCCGCCTGGGCGGATGGGACGGGGGCGACGACGAGTTCTTCGGCATCATCACCGACATCGCCGTCGGCGAGCAGGGCAACCTGTACGTGCTCGACGCGCAGCTGCACGAAGTGAAGATCTACGACGCGCAGGGGAACTACCTGAACACCATCGGCCGCGAGGGCGAAGGTCCCGGAGAGTTCCGCGGCGGAACCAACCTGTTCTGGCTGCCGAGTGGTGATCTGGCGGTGGTGCAGGCCTTCCCGGCGCGCATCGTCACGCTGAAGCCCGACGGCACGCCCGGCGCCGACTTCGAGCTGGAGACGCCCGAGGGCGCGGGATTCATGATGGTGCAGGCGATCCACGAGGCCGGTGAGAACCTGGCCGTGACCTACTCGTTCCGCGAGTTCGACCAGGAGTCGCAGGAGTTCGTGGCCACCACCTGGCTGTCGATCTTCGACCCCACGAGCGGGGCGGAGGTCGAACGTCTCCACAACCACGTGGGGGGCATGGACTTCAAGAACCCCGTGGTGAGCGAGACGAGCTTCGACAACTTCAGCCAGCGCGTGGCCGTCTCCGCCGACGGCATGATCTACGCGCCGGACGACCTCACCGATTACCGGATCCTGGCCTGGAACCCCGATGGCACGCTCCAGCGCGTGATCACGCGCGAGTACGCGGTCCACGAGCGCACGCAGGAAGAAATCGACGAGTTGCTCGAGATCTATCGCGGCTTCACGCCGCAGGGGCAGGTCCCGCCGAACACGAAGTTCGAGGTGAACGACGTCCATCCGGCGATCGACCGCGAGGGTCTCCACACCCGCCCCGACGGCAGCCTGTGGGTGATGACCTCGCGCGGGTCGATGGAGGCCGGGGACGTGTCGCTGGGCACCTTCGACGTCTACGATCCCCGCGGCCGCTTCGTGCGCCGTGCCACGCTGAACGGCCAGTGCGACAACATGGACGACCGGATCATGTTCGTCGGCGACCGGATCTTCGTGGTGACCGAGTTCATCAGCTCGGCCATGGCGGCGCAGGGCGGTGGCGCCGGGGCGGCCATGGACGAGGGCGAAGAGGACGCCGAACCGATGGCGATCATCTGCTATCGTTCCTCGGACCTCGACCGCGCCGCCGGGATCCCCGATCGTCCGGCCGATTCCCGCTGA